From Lysinibacillus sp. SGAir0095, the proteins below share one genomic window:
- a CDS encoding DUF2785 domain-containing protein, giving the protein MLINNMLSHIGSVDSELRDNLIYPTFMKLIEQERLTRNQFQNLFEACLDDNHLFYKIGEKNTDSVFTRSFSSLVVAGLLFKDSQLELLTKESFAVALDKSVSYLISEQDTRGYVDEKGWAHSVAHGSDLLVSIVKHSKFRIEDSIIILDTIHNCLFKDATYTDEEDERLVFVIQAQFERNLDEKILEKWILQILKDLELIYFNEGFSNKYFRTKFNITNFLKSLYFIIGFKNEKSNIRELINRSLKELHQKLYGV; this is encoded by the coding sequence TTGCTAATTAATAATATGTTAAGCCATATTGGTTCTGTGGATTCGGAACTAAGGGACAACCTTATCTATCCAACATTTATGAAGCTTATTGAACAAGAAAGATTAACTAGAAATCAATTTCAAAATCTATTTGAAGCTTGCTTAGATGATAATCATTTGTTTTATAAGATTGGAGAGAAAAACACAGACTCTGTATTTACAAGGTCTTTTTCATCGTTGGTGGTAGCTGGTCTTTTGTTTAAGGATAGCCAATTAGAGTTGTTAACGAAAGAATCTTTTGCGGTTGCATTAGATAAGAGTGTGTCTTACTTAATAAGTGAACAGGATACAAGAGGTTATGTAGATGAAAAGGGATGGGCACATAGTGTGGCACATGGGTCGGACTTGTTAGTCTCAATAGTTAAACATTCGAAATTTAGGATAGAGGATTCCATTATTATATTGGATACAATTCATAATTGCCTATTTAAAGACGCAACATATACTGATGAAGAAGATGAACGTTTGGTTTTTGTTATACAGGCCCAGTTTGAAAGGAATCTGGACGAAAAGATATTGGAAAAATGGATTCTTCAAATACTTAAAGACCTTGAATTAATTTACTTCAATGAAGGCTTCTCTAATAAATATTTCCGAACCAAATTCAACATTACAAACTTCCTAAAATCGCTATATTTCATTATTGGTTTTAAAAACGAGAAATCAAATATTAGAGAGCTGATTAATAGAAGTTTGAAAGAACTTCATCAAAAGCTATATGGTGTATAG
- a CDS encoding methyl-accepting chemotaxis protein, protein MMKLNSKGLFAHSIKRKLLTVSILLLSIPMIILGILSYQKSSSSLSELGETNLKNSVEYTIELMNVLNEQVENGDLTLDEAKEKVKLAILGEMQEDNTRPINKNLDLGENGYVFISDKEGNLIAHPTSEGSNLWDKQDINGKNYAQEFIKNGLNGGGFTNYFYPLPNNQEQIEEKVTYSKAFDDWGWVVVAGTYMMDFNQPANEIFQLNLIIIGITLVIGILIIWFFANHVSSPIKKVTEQMAYIADGDLTRHQLEIKSKDETGQLANGINSLQNKLKNMIQNISQASQLITGHSEELTQSANEVKIGAEQVARTMEEIAFGTEAQASHASDLSSSMGTYVEKVEEANENGERIHQSSHEVLQLTEGGSQLMLQSIEQMASIDRIVHESVLKVQQLDIQSNEISKLVTVIREVAEQTNLLALNAAIEAARAGEQGRGFAVVAEEVKKLAEQVANSVSEITQIVGRIQTDSSEVANALQTGYTEVEKGTSQLKATGETFENISASVKLMVENIQTVSESLMIIKSTSQEMNSSIEEIASISEESAAGVEQTSASTQQTSSSMEEVAASSEELEKLAMELNNLIQQFKLN, encoded by the coding sequence ATGATGAAATTGAATAGTAAAGGTTTGTTTGCCCATTCGATTAAAAGGAAACTACTAACTGTTTCTATTTTACTACTATCTATTCCGATGATTATTTTAGGTATTTTGAGCTATCAAAAAAGTAGTAGCAGTTTAAGTGAGCTTGGCGAGACGAACTTAAAAAATAGTGTTGAATACACAATTGAGTTAATGAACGTACTAAACGAACAGGTTGAAAATGGGGATCTTACATTAGATGAGGCGAAAGAAAAAGTAAAGTTAGCCATTCTTGGAGAGATGCAAGAAGATAACACAAGACCGATTAACAAAAATCTAGACTTAGGCGAAAATGGGTATGTATTTATCTCTGATAAAGAAGGGAATCTGATTGCGCACCCAACAAGCGAAGGTAGTAACCTTTGGGATAAACAAGATATAAACGGTAAAAATTACGCACAAGAATTTATAAAAAATGGATTAAATGGTGGAGGCTTTACCAATTATTTTTACCCTCTTCCTAATAATCAGGAACAAATAGAGGAAAAAGTAACCTACTCAAAAGCTTTCGACGATTGGGGCTGGGTAGTTGTTGCAGGTACGTACATGATGGATTTTAACCAACCTGCAAATGAGATTTTCCAATTAAATTTAATTATTATAGGTATAACATTAGTGATTGGTATTTTGATTATTTGGTTCTTTGCAAATCACGTTTCCAGCCCTATAAAAAAAGTAACAGAACAAATGGCATACATAGCAGATGGAGACCTAACCCGTCATCAACTTGAAATCAAATCAAAGGATGAAACGGGTCAATTAGCTAATGGCATCAATAGCCTTCAAAATAAATTGAAAAATATGATTCAAAATATTTCTCAAGCATCGCAATTGATTACAGGACATAGTGAGGAACTGACGCAATCTGCAAATGAAGTGAAGATAGGGGCAGAACAAGTTGCTAGAACAATGGAGGAAATCGCTTTTGGTACAGAGGCACAGGCAAGTCACGCATCAGATCTTTCCTCATCAATGGGAACTTATGTAGAGAAAGTAGAAGAAGCCAATGAAAATGGTGAAAGAATCCATCAGTCATCTCATGAAGTATTACAATTAACAGAAGGTGGATCTCAGTTAATGCTGCAATCGATTGAACAGATGGCAAGTATTGACCGAATTGTCCATGAGTCTGTTTTAAAGGTTCAACAATTAGATATTCAATCAAATGAAATTTCAAAATTAGTCACGGTAATAAGAGAAGTAGCAGAACAAACAAACCTTTTAGCACTGAATGCGGCGATAGAAGCAGCTCGTGCTGGCGAACAGGGACGAGGATTTGCAGTAGTAGCCGAGGAAGTGAAAAAGCTCGCGGAACAAGTAGCAAATTCTGTTTCGGAAATTACACAAATCGTAGGAAGAATTCAAACAGATTCTTCAGAAGTAGCAAATGCCTTACAAACAGGCTATACAGAAGTGGAAAAGGGCACGAGTCAACTTAAAGCAACAGGCGAGACCTTCGAGAACATTAGTGCATCTGTAAAACTAATGGTTGAAAATATCCAGACGGTTAGTGAAAGTTTAATGATTATCAAATCAACTAGTCAGGAAATGAACTCATCGATTGAAGAAATTGCGTCAATCTCGGAAGAATCAGCGGCAGGCGTAGAACAAACCTCTGCCTCAACACAGCAAACAAGCAGTTCTATGGAAGAAGTAGCAGCGAGTTCTGAGGAACTTGAGAAATTAGCCATGGAATTAAATAACCTAATTCAACAATTCAAGCTGAATTAG
- a CDS encoding DNA alkylation repair protein has translation MKDNLKSNNQLPKGDLSGWNNREYIEELIKRYSQHNDPDYANWSKNYMRNQFEFLGIRTPIRKKLTKQFLMEFGVPSKENLPVVIFTLWEQPEREYQKAALDILEKVKKTLTPEDMPWLSSLIVNKSWWDTVDVLSPNIMGHMFNSFPELIAQYADQWMMDENFWLQRAAILFQLKYKNRTDESRLYRYILSRADSEEFFVQKAIGWVLREYAKTNPTSVKVFVISNKLKPLSKREALKNL, from the coding sequence TTGAAGGACAACTTAAAATCTAACAATCAATTACCAAAAGGCGATTTAAGTGGTTGGAACAATAGAGAATATATCGAGGAACTAATAAAACGATATTCCCAACATAATGATCCTGATTACGCCAATTGGTCAAAAAATTACATGAGGAATCAGTTTGAATTCTTAGGGATTCGAACACCGATACGCAAAAAACTAACAAAACAGTTTTTAATGGAATTCGGTGTCCCGTCAAAAGAAAACCTACCAGTTGTAATCTTTACATTATGGGAGCAGCCAGAAAGAGAGTATCAAAAAGCAGCTCTCGATATACTTGAAAAAGTAAAAAAGACGCTCACTCCTGAAGATATGCCATGGCTAAGCTCTTTAATCGTTAATAAGTCATGGTGGGATACAGTAGATGTGCTCTCTCCTAATATAATGGGCCATATGTTTAATTCTTTCCCGGAGCTAATCGCCCAATATGCAGACCAGTGGATGATGGATGAAAATTTTTGGCTACAAAGAGCGGCGATTCTATTTCAACTTAAGTATAAGAATAGAACGGATGAAAGTCGCTTGTATCGATACATTCTCTCTAGGGCTGATAGTGAGGAATTCTTTGTCCAAAAAGCGATTGGATGGGTGCTGCGGGAATATGCGAAAACAAACCCTACAAGTGTAAAAGTGTTTGTTATTTCAAACAAATTAAAGCCACTTAGCAAGCGCGAGGCGTTAAAGAATTTATGA
- a CDS encoding LysR family transcriptional regulator, which yields MTLQQLKYVIEVARSRSINKAAQNLFISQPSLSNALKELEEEVGITIFLRSNKGIQITPEGSEFLGYARQVVEQAELLENRYTKTNSPQQHFSVSAQHYAFAVSAFVRLLKDYDIEEYEFSLRETKTYEIIDDVKNLRSEIGILYVNEFNKKVIHKFLREGNLQFHELFTAKPHVFISSANPLSAKEYVTLSDLDPYPYLSYEQGDYNSFYFSEEILSTLTRPKNIRVTDRATLFNLLIGLNGYTISTGVISHKLNSKDIIAVPLMVDERIHVGYITHKNVTNSTLANTYIQYLKESIEEELH from the coding sequence ATGACATTACAACAATTAAAATATGTAATAGAAGTTGCTAGAAGTCGGTCGATTAACAAAGCGGCACAAAACCTGTTTATTAGTCAACCAAGCCTTTCCAATGCATTAAAAGAGTTAGAGGAAGAAGTAGGGATTACAATTTTTTTGCGATCTAATAAGGGGATACAGATTACTCCTGAAGGATCGGAGTTTCTAGGTTACGCTAGGCAAGTAGTTGAGCAGGCAGAACTTCTGGAGAATCGTTATACGAAAACAAATTCTCCACAGCAACATTTTTCTGTATCTGCTCAGCACTATGCTTTTGCGGTTAGTGCCTTTGTTCGTCTATTAAAAGATTATGATATAGAGGAATACGAGTTTAGTCTACGAGAAACAAAGACATATGAAATCATTGATGATGTCAAGAATCTCCGAAGTGAGATTGGTATTTTGTATGTCAATGAATTTAATAAAAAGGTCATTCACAAATTTTTAAGAGAAGGAAATTTACAATTCCATGAGCTATTTACAGCAAAGCCACACGTTTTTATTAGCTCAGCAAATCCACTCTCTGCAAAGGAGTATGTTACCTTATCGGATTTGGATCCTTACCCGTATCTTTCATATGAACAGGGGGATTACAATTCATTTTACTTTTCGGAGGAAATTCTCAGCACTCTAACTAGGCCGAAAAATATCCGGGTTACGGATCGTGCAACTTTATTTAACTTACTGATTGGGTTAAATGGCTATACCATTTCAACAGGTGTTATCAGCCATAAATTAAATAGTAAAGACATTATAGCTGTTCCCTTAATGGTAGACGAGCGGATCCATGTAGGGTATATTACGCATAAAAATGTGACAAATAGTACGTTGGCGAATACTTATATTCAATATCTAAAAGAGTCGATTGAAGAAGAACTCCATTAG
- a CDS encoding 5-methyltetrahydropteroyltriglutamate--homocysteine S-methyltransferase encodes MTKTLVKAPFRADHVGSLLRPERIHKARKDFQEGIITNQELHAIETEEITKIVDKQIEVGLQAVTDGEFRRRFWHTDFLEHLNGVEGYIPESGFAFKGEETERYDVRVIGRISFNPDHPHIKEFIEFKEIVGDRAVAKQTIPSPNQLFNAGIRNLEIYPDLEEYTKDVIQTYREAIKAFYDAGCRYLQLDDVYIAGLNAPDIPFNDSGYSREQLIDLALRVANGVLEDKPEDLIITTHLCRGNYRSKWAFEGSYAKIAPTLFAKEKVDGFFLEYDDDRSGDFGPLEHIPNGGAQVVLGVFTSKHGELEDKENIKARIEEATKYVPLEQLCISPQCGFASTHHGNILTEDEQWAKLKYIVDISKEIWG; translated from the coding sequence ATGACGAAAACACTAGTAAAAGCTCCATTTAGAGCAGATCATGTTGGAAGTTTATTAAGACCTGAAAGAATTCATAAGGCTAGAAAGGATTTTCAAGAAGGCATCATTACGAATCAAGAACTGCATGCAATCGAAACTGAAGAAATTACAAAAATCGTTGATAAGCAAATCGAAGTTGGACTACAAGCTGTTACGGACGGCGAATTCCGCCGCCGATTCTGGCATACAGATTTCCTTGAACATTTAAATGGGGTTGAGGGTTACATTCCAGAATCAGGCTTCGCATTCAAAGGGGAAGAAACAGAGCGATACGATGTACGAGTAATCGGGAGAATCTCGTTTAACCCAGATCACCCACATATCAAAGAATTTATCGAGTTTAAAGAAATTGTTGGTGACCGTGCTGTTGCAAAACAAACAATACCGAGTCCAAACCAATTATTTAACGCGGGTATTCGTAATCTAGAAATCTATCCGGACCTTGAAGAATATACAAAGGATGTCATCCAAACATACCGTGAGGCCATCAAGGCTTTCTATGATGCTGGCTGCCGTTATTTGCAGCTAGATGATGTCTATATTGCGGGTCTGAATGCTCCAGACATTCCATTCAATGATAGCGGCTATTCTCGTGAACAATTAATTGATTTAGCTCTTCGTGTTGCCAATGGCGTTCTAGAAGATAAACCAGAAGATCTAATCATTACGACTCACCTTTGCCGTGGGAACTATCGCTCTAAATGGGCATTTGAAGGCAGTTATGCGAAGATTGCGCCAACATTATTCGCAAAAGAGAAAGTAGACGGCTTCTTCTTAGAATATGATGATGATCGTTCTGGCGACTTCGGACCACTAGAACATATCCCAAATGGTGGCGCACAAGTGGTGTTGGGGGTATTCACATCCAAACACGGAGAATTGGAAGATAAGGAAAATATTAAAGCACGTATTGAAGAGGCAACAAAATATGTGCCATTAGAGCAATTATGCATCAGTCCACAATGTGGATTTGCTTCTACTCATCATGGAAATATTTTGACTGAGGATGAGCAATGGGCGAAGTTGAAGTATATTGTCGATATTTCGAAAGAGATTTGGGGATAA
- a CDS encoding helix-turn-helix domain-containing protein has protein sequence MSQSFIGLKVEQYRKNAGLSLRELAKQADITPSMLSQIEKGHSNSSIQTLKSLAKVLDVPVFTFLMDELDTRELVVRKEERKQIIIDGLEYELVSPDFTSQIATAIMHLKPGKSSSETPMSHKGEEVAYVVKGPIQLSLLGDEYTLMTGDSVKIPAQALHMWSNPADEQVSILFSVTPPSF, from the coding sequence ATGAGTCAATCGTTTATTGGATTAAAGGTTGAACAATATCGGAAGAATGCAGGGCTTTCCCTAAGAGAACTAGCAAAGCAAGCAGACATCACGCCATCCATGCTGAGTCAAATCGAAAAAGGACATAGTAACTCATCGATACAGACATTAAAATCGCTTGCGAAGGTATTAGATGTACCTGTATTTACATTTTTAATGGACGAATTGGATACAAGAGAGCTTGTGGTGAGAAAAGAGGAACGTAAGCAAATCATAATCGATGGTTTAGAATATGAATTAGTATCCCCTGACTTTACTAGTCAGATAGCTACTGCGATCATGCATTTAAAGCCAGGTAAATCCTCTTCGGAAACTCCCATGTCTCATAAGGGAGAAGAAGTTGCTTATGTAGTAAAAGGACCTATCCAATTATCACTTTTAGGAGATGAGTATACTTTAATGACCGGTGATAGTGTAAAAATTCCAGCCCAAGCTCTGCATATGTGGAGTAATCCTGCCGACGAGCAAGTCAGTATTCTCTTTTCAGTGACACCCCCTTCTTTTTAG